GCAATCTCCATCGGTCACCCCTACGGCATGACCGGTGCCCGTTGCACCGCTCATCTGATGTACGAGGGAGGGCGCCGCGGCGCGAAGTACGGTGTGGTCACCATGTGCGTGGGCGGCGGCATGGGCGCCGCAGGCTTGTTCGAAATCTTCTGAGGCCTGATGAGTTGGTGGCGTATTATCGGATTTGAGAAACTGGCGTGTTCGCAATCTCACGTGCCCGGTTCGAGCAAGCAGACAGCCTGCGTCCTGGAGCGTTGGCGAAGCCAAGGTGAACCTGAGAGCCCTGGCAGGACAGCGTCGATCGGGCGTCCTGGTCCGTCGGCGCGCCATAACGTAGATTTCGCTTCTATGGCTTGTTACCGATCATGCGGTCGGAGCCGCAACTCGCGGTTGCTCTTTGCGGTGACTTCGAGCGCCTGGCGGTGGCTGCGTATTAGGCCAAGCTCACGAGACGTTCGCGGTGCGCCGTTATCGGCGAACGTTCGGTCATCGCGCTAAAAACGTTCGATCGAAGCCAATGGACGTCAAACTGAATAGCGGCCCGAGCCATGAACCGGTTGCGCGTGCGTGGACAAGTTTTCTGCGGTCGATCTATAGGTACTGCGCTGTACGAGCAACGTGGCAAACTGTTGCTCGCGCGTGAATAAAGCGCGGTGAACGAAAGGCACAGGAATGTGTCTTTGTTCCAGCTGGGATAAACGGTTACCAGCATTCACCACCCGGATGAGGCTAGCGCGAAAACTTCGAGTTTGCCGGCCCGACGCAGAAATTCGACTGTTGGAGCCTCTCCTTTCGCGGAAATCTGCTCAAAGAGTTGGCTAACGTTTTCGTGAAAGCCGAGAGAGCCGTCCATCAGTCGCAGTGCTGGCGATGCGAGCGAAGCTTCTTTGACGAACCGAAGGTGTCTTCGAGCGTCTGCGTTCTCGGCCTCTCGAAAGGCTACAAGAGGCTACGGGCGCCGCGGCACTCAAAGTTGCGGGACGCGCGGGAGGAACGAGAGTTGATGCCAAGCACGAACGATGCGTTTGTCAGGTTTTGGAATATTCAGAAGACTTATGACGGCGAGACGCTCGTCGTTAAGAATCTCAACATGGAGATCGAGCGGGGCGAGTTTCTGACGATGCTGGGGCCTTCCGGCTCCGGCAAGACGACGACACTCATGATGCTGGCGGGCTTCGAGGCGCCCACCCATGGTTCGATCCTGCTGGCGGGTCGGTCGATCGAGAAGGTGCCGCCACATAAGCGCGACATCGGCATGGTGTTCCAAAATTACGCTCTCTTTCCGCATATGACTGTGGAAGAGAATCTTGCCTTCCCTCTCAAAGTTCGAAAAGTCGGCAAGGCCGAGGCCGAGGCCCGGATCGGGCGGGCGCTCGATATGGTTCGGCTCGGCGCCTATGGCCGGCGCCGACCGGGCCAGCTTTCTGGCGGCCAGCAGCAGCGTGTCGCGCTGGCCCGCGCGCTCGTCTTCGATCCCAAGCTCGTGCTGATGGACGAGCCGCTCGGCGCGCTGGACAAACAGCTGCGCGAGCACATGCAGCTTGAGATCAAGCATATCCACGAGGATCTCGGCGTCACCGTGGTCTATGTGACGCATGATCAGGGCGAGGCGCTGACCATGTCGGACCGCATAGCGGTGTTCAACGACGGGGCTATCCAGCAGCTCGCTGCGCCGGCTGAGCTCTACGAGCGGCCGCAAAACGCTTTTGTCGCCGAGTTCATCGGCGAAAACAACCGGCTGCATGGGAAGATTGTGGCGATGAACGGCAGGACCTGCACCGTGGAGATTCCGAGCGCCGGCACCGTGCAGGCGCTGGCCATCAACGTCGAGACGGCTGGCCGGCCGACCGTGCTGTCGTTGCGGCCAGAGCGAGTGAAGTTGAATCCGGCGCCTGGCTCGCTGCCTAATGTGTTTAGCGCGCGTGTTACTGAGTTGATCTATTTGGGTGATCACGTTCGCACCCGTGTCTCGGTGTGCGGCCACGAGGATTTCGTGATCAAGCTGCCGAATTCGGAAGGTGCGGCACACCTCGAGCCTGGCGCGGAGATCACCATCGGGTGGAAAACCGAGGATTGCCGGGCGCTCGACGCGTCGTAATGGCGGCAGAGGCAACCCGCAACCAGGTGGGATAGGACTTCAGGAGCGCTGCTTCCATCGGAGCGGCACAACAGGGAGAGAGCAGAAGATGAGCGACTTATTGAGAGCCGCCAGTGCTCTGGCGGTGACGGGCTTGGTAGCGGCGATATTCGCGTCGCCGAAACCTGTCTTTGCCGGTGATCATCTCGCGATCACTTCGGGAGGGGGGGCGTTCCAGCAGGTCCAGCGCAAAGTTCTCTTCGAGCCGTTCTCGAAGGCGACCGGGATTAACATCACTGAAGACGAGTACGATTACAGCGCCTCCAAAATCCGCGCCATGGTCCAGACCAAGACCGTCAGCTGGGACGTAGTCTTCGTCACTGCTGGGGCGGCCGTTCAATTGTGCGCGGACGGTGTCATCGAGACGCTAGACTGGAAGACGTTAGGCCTCGACAGGGCCAAGTTCATGGGAGCCGACAAGAATGACTGTGGGTTGCCCGATTCAACTTCAGCGACAGTAATAACTTATGACAAAGATAAGCTGCCGAATGGCCCAAAGACAATCGCCGACCTGTTCGATCTCCAGAAATACCCCGGCAAAAGAGGACTATGGAAAGGGGCGGCAATTAACCTCGAATGGGCGTTAATCGCCGATGGCGTGGCGATCAAGGACGTCTACAAGGTCCTCAACACGCCTGCGGGAGTAGATCGCGCGTTTAAGAAGCTCGACACAATTAAAAGGGACGTTGTCTGGTGGGAGACTGGCGCACAGCCGCCGCAGCTTCTCGCCGATGCCCAAGTTATCATGACGGCTGCCTACAACGGCCGTATCTACGATGCCGTTAAGAATTCCGGGAAGCATTTCGAGATCATGTGGGATGGGGCAGTGCTGAACGGTGTTGCCTGGGTAATTCCCAAAGGCACTTCGCGGCTAGACGAAGCCTACAAATTCATCGCCTTCGCCGGTTCACCCCGGGCTCAGGCCGACGTGATGAACCTCACCGCCTACGGACCCGCCAACAAGGACGCGATGGCACTCATTGATCCCGCGGTTTTGCCCAATCTTCCTAATGCACCGGACCACATTGATAATGCAGTCCTGCAGGATCCAGTCTTCTGGAGCGAGAAAAACGACGAACTACGCCAGCGCTTTAATACGTGGCTCGCAAAGTAGCCCCGAATGATGTAGCGGCGAGGTGGTTTGTGTTTTCCTCGCCGCATTCAACGGACGAAGCGCAAGAAGATCGGTGCCGACGAGCATTTTGATTCACTGGCAGATGGCATTAGTGCGGAGGCATGGCCGAAAGAGCCGCGCCCGGCCTCATGAGAACATTTCTCGATCAGAAAGCTAGGGGACACATGGACAAGACGGCGCCTATCATTTGGCAACTGCCGATCCAGCGCGCCCACCATCTGTCTGGCAGCGCAGGCGTGTTAAGTTTCATAGGCGGAGCGGGCGATTTCGATGCAGCGGGTCGGATCCGCAATCCTGACGACTTCGAGAGGCAAATCCAAGGCGCCATGGCGAATGTGGCGGAAGCGCTCGCGGTGGAATCCTGTAACCTCGATGACGTCGTGCGGCTTAAGGCGCACTACACTGCCGAACGTAACGACTGGGAGGTGATTGCAGCCCTCGCCCGTTTCTTCACGACCGACCCAATGCCTGCGATCAGCACGGTACCGGAGCCCTTGCAGCCTTTCTCAGGCCAGACAATTCAGATCCAGGCGATCGCCCAACGGGGCTGGCGGACACATTCCGACATCCGATCCGTGCCGCGCCCTTTGCCGCAGCGCAGGAGAGCTCTCTTTGACGACCGGACGGTCACCGCTGGCCTGCGCACCGGTGAGTTCATCGCTGTGGCCAACCGCACGGCGGAGGATGTCGACGGTACGATGCTGCATCCAGACGACGGCGCGGCCCAGACCCACTTCATCATGGCGAAGCACGCCAAGACGCTTGCTGCGCTCGGCGCTTCCTTCCAGGATTCCGTCAAGATGGAAGGCTATTATTTCGGTACGACGCGCGAGCAATGGGTGCCGCTTGCCGAGGCGCGGGCGAGTCACTTTCGTGAGCCGGGCCCGCCGGCGACAGTGGTGCCTTGTCACCGCCTCAACCCAGAGGGAGCGTTGACCAAGATTGAGGTGATGGCCATGCGAGAGCTGTGGAACGGCTTCGACAAATACATCCCGCGTGAGGATCATTGGCCTAAGCGGGTGTGGGATTGGCCGATACCTCTGCCCTATCGTCAGGCGATCAGGCTGCGCGATACTATATGGCTCGGCGGCCAAGTGCCGTCGCGTCCCTACAGCAACAAAGGATTGCGCGTGCTGGACGGTCAGCTCCTGCCGCAGACGCGATTCACGATGAGCTATATTGAGGACTTGCTTCGCTCGTTCGAGCGGAGGCCGGCGGACCTGAAGCTGATGGTCTGCTATTTCATCTCGACCGGTACGGAGGCGGAAACAATAGCTTTTGCCGCGACACTCGGTGATTACGTCGGTGGAGCACTTCCAGCAATGACGCTTGTGCCGAAGCCCATGATGCACAGTCCCGGCATTACCGTGGAGATCTGGGGCGTGGCGCAGGGCTGAGCGCTCCGTTTCACTCGATAGGAAAATCTTTGGCCGGTTCACTGCCATCACTATGAAGGATGAGACGTCGCCTATTATTCCTCGGCACCCTGAGTTTAATGGGCAGAGGGAGGCCGGGTGCACGACGGGGAGGCTATCGGACAATCCATGCCCGCGCGTCCCAGTGAAACGTACCAAGCGGATGCAGCTAGAACTCACGGAGTATGCTGAGGAGGAGAGTGGCGCGACTTGGCACTGCGCGGTGTTGAGCGTTTAGCGCCTGATCCTCTGGCCACTGATGGTTTCGGGTAGGCCACCCTATCCAAAGACGCATAATCGGGAGGAAAAAGAAGATGAGGAACTCGTTCATACTTATCGGTGCTCTGGTCGCGAGCAGCTTGGCAGCGGCATTGCTTGCGCCGGTAGCCCGCGCCTTTGCCGACGATCAGCTTACGATTACTAGCTGGGGCGGCGCGTATCAGATGAGCCAGCGCAAGGCCTATTTTGAATCTTATGCAAGACAGACCGGCACAAAGATTACAGAGGACCAGTACACCGGTGAGATCTCCAAAATCCGAGCTATGGTCGAATCGAGGAGCATCAATTGGGATGTGCTAGACATCTCTTCGCGGGCTGCCATACAGGCCTGTGCCGAAGGTATGATCGAGACCATCGACTGGAAAAAGTTGGGCCTCGATCGGTCCAGGTTCACGGGGGCG
The nucleotide sequence above comes from Bradyrhizobium sp. NDS-1. Encoded proteins:
- a CDS encoding ABC transporter ATP-binding protein; this translates as MPSTNDAFVRFWNIQKTYDGETLVVKNLNMEIERGEFLTMLGPSGSGKTTTLMMLAGFEAPTHGSILLAGRSIEKVPPHKRDIGMVFQNYALFPHMTVEENLAFPLKVRKVGKAEAEARIGRALDMVRLGAYGRRRPGQLSGGQQQRVALARALVFDPKLVLMDEPLGALDKQLREHMQLEIKHIHEDLGVTVVYVTHDQGEALTMSDRIAVFNDGAIQQLAAPAELYERPQNAFVAEFIGENNRLHGKIVAMNGRTCTVEIPSAGTVQALAINVETAGRPTVLSLRPERVKLNPAPGSLPNVFSARVTELIYLGDHVRTRVSVCGHEDFVIKLPNSEGAAHLEPGAEITIGWKTEDCRALDAS
- a CDS encoding ABC transporter substrate-binding protein, yielding MSDLLRAASALAVTGLVAAIFASPKPVFAGDHLAITSGGGAFQQVQRKVLFEPFSKATGINITEDEYDYSASKIRAMVQTKTVSWDVVFVTAGAAVQLCADGVIETLDWKTLGLDRAKFMGADKNDCGLPDSTSATVITYDKDKLPNGPKTIADLFDLQKYPGKRGLWKGAAINLEWALIADGVAIKDVYKVLNTPAGVDRAFKKLDTIKRDVVWWETGAQPPQLLADAQVIMTAAYNGRIYDAVKNSGKHFEIMWDGAVLNGVAWVIPKGTSRLDEAYKFIAFAGSPRAQADVMNLTAYGPANKDAMALIDPAVLPNLPNAPDHIDNAVLQDPVFWSEKNDELRQRFNTWLAK
- a CDS encoding RidA family protein, which encodes MDKTAPIIWQLPIQRAHHLSGSAGVLSFIGGAGDFDAAGRIRNPDDFERQIQGAMANVAEALAVESCNLDDVVRLKAHYTAERNDWEVIAALARFFTTDPMPAISTVPEPLQPFSGQTIQIQAIAQRGWRTHSDIRSVPRPLPQRRRALFDDRTVTAGLRTGEFIAVANRTAEDVDGTMLHPDDGAAQTHFIMAKHAKTLAALGASFQDSVKMEGYYFGTTREQWVPLAEARASHFREPGPPATVVPCHRLNPEGALTKIEVMAMRELWNGFDKYIPREDHWPKRVWDWPIPLPYRQAIRLRDTIWLGGQVPSRPYSNKGLRVLDGQLLPQTRFTMSYIEDLLRSFERRPADLKLMVCYFISTGTEAETIAFAATLGDYVGGALPAMTLVPKPMMHSPGITVEIWGVAQG